The window CGACCGCCGCTCGTGGCGGATCGCCGGTTCGTCTATATATGCAGACGACGCGCCCGCGTCGCCGCGGCTCTGACGCGGCGATCTCGCGCCCCGGACGCCAACTCTTCCCGGCCGCTTCGCCCGACAAAGGACGCCGCCCGCCTGATGACCGGCCCCCGCCCGTTCACCCGCTTCTTCGGAGGTCTCGCCGCACCCATGGCCGCTGCAACGCTTGTCGCCTCCCTCGCCGGGCTCCAGCCCTCCGCCGCCGCGGCGGACCCCGCCCGCGCGTCCGGGCCGGAGGTTTCGACCTTCGCCCTCGCCAACGGCCTTGAGGTGGTGGTGATCCCGGACCACCGGACGCCGGTCGTCACGCACATGGTCTGGTACAAGGTGGGCTCGGCGGACGAGCCCGCAGGCGTCTCCGGCATCGCGCACTTCCTCGAGCACCTGATGTTCAAGGGCACGGCGAAGCACCCCGCCGGCGCGTTCTCGAAGGTGGTCGCCGAGCTCGGCGGCCAGGAGAACGCCTTCACCTCGTACGACTACACCGCCTATTTCCAGCGCGTCGCCAAGGAGCACCTCCAGGAGGTGATGTCCTTCGAGGCCGACCGCATGACCGGGCTGCAGCTCACCGACGAAGTGGTGAACCCGGAGCGCGACGTGATCCTCGAGGAGCGTCGCTCGCGCGTCGACGGCGATCCCTCGTCGCAGCTCTCCGAGGCCGTCGCCGCCGCGCTGTTCGTGAACCACCCCTACGGCACGCCCATCATCGGTTGGGAGCACGAGATGGAGACGCTGTCACGCGCGGACGCGATCGCCTTCTACGAGCGCTTCTACACGCCGAACAACGCCATCCTGGTGGTCGCGGGCGACGTGGAGCCGGCCGAGGTCAAGGCCATGGCGGAGGAGACCTACGGCAAGGCGCCCCGTCGCGCGGACCCCGGCGCGCGCAAGCGCCCGACCGAGCCGGAGCCGCGCGCGGCGCGCCGGGTCTCGCTGTCCGACCCGCGGGTGACGCAGCCCTCGATCTCGAAGCAGTTCCTCGCGCCCTCCTACGAGACTGCGAAGGGCGACCAGGCCTACGCGCTCGATCTGCTGGCGCAGCTGCTCGGCGGCGGCCCCACCAGCCGCCTCTACAAGGCGCTCGTCGTGGAGAAGGGCGTCGCCGCCAACGCCGGCGCCTGGTACCAGGGCGACGCGCTCGACGACGGTCGCTTCGCGGTCTACGGCAGCCCGCGCGGCGGCGCCTCTCTCAAGGAGATCGAGACGGCGCTCGAGGAGGAGATCGCCAAGATCGTGGCCGACGGCCCGACGCCCGAGGAGCTCGTCCGCGCCAAGACCCGTCTCGTCGCCGACACGATCTACGCGCAAGACAACCAGGCGACGCTCGCCCGGATCTACGGCGCGTCGCTCGCCACCGGCGGCACGGTCGCCGAGGTTCAGGGCTGGCCCGACAAGATCCGCGCCGTGACCGCCGATCAGGTGCGGGACGCCGCGCGCGCCGTGCTGCAGCCGCGCCGCGGCGTGACCGGCGAGCTTCTGACCGCGAAGCCCGCCGCTGTTCCCGCCACCGCCGAGAAGGCCGCGCCGGGGGCGCGTCCGTGACGGGCGGCCTCGCCGCCCCTCGCCTGTCCCGCCGCCTGTCCGGAGTCTTCGCCGCCGTCATGACCGCAGCCGCCATCGCTCTGCCGACCGCCCCTGCCCGCGCCACCGACATCCAGCGGGTCAAGACGCCCGCGGGCGCGGAGGCCTGGCTCGTCGAGGAGAACACGGTCCCGGTGGTCGCCGTCGAGCTCGCCTTCAAGGGCGGCGCGGCGCAGGACCCCGAGGGCAAGGCCGGGCTCGCCCACCTGATGTCGGCGCTGCTCGACGAGGGCGCGGCCGACCTCGATTCCGAGGCCTTCCAGCAGACGCTGGAAGACAAGGCGATCGAGCTCAACTTCTCCTCGAACCGCGACGGCGTGACCGCGAGCCTGCGCACGCTGCCTGAGAACATCGACGAGGCGTTCCGGCTGCTTGGCCTCGCGCTGGCCAAGCCGCGCTTCGAGACCGCGGACGTCGACCGCATGCGCGGCCAGCTCTCCGCGCAGATCCGCCGCGCCGCGCTCGACCCCGACGACATGGCCGGCCGCACCTTCTTCTCG is drawn from Methylopila sp. 73B and contains these coding sequences:
- a CDS encoding pitrilysin family protein, encoding MTGPRPFTRFFGGLAAPMAAATLVASLAGLQPSAAAADPARASGPEVSTFALANGLEVVVIPDHRTPVVTHMVWYKVGSADEPAGVSGIAHFLEHLMFKGTAKHPAGAFSKVVAELGGQENAFTSYDYTAYFQRVAKEHLQEVMSFEADRMTGLQLTDEVVNPERDVILEERRSRVDGDPSSQLSEAVAAALFVNHPYGTPIIGWEHEMETLSRADAIAFYERFYTPNNAILVVAGDVEPAEVKAMAEETYGKAPRRADPGARKRPTEPEPRAARRVSLSDPRVTQPSISKQFLAPSYETAKGDQAYALDLLAQLLGGGPTSRLYKALVVEKGVAANAGAWYQGDALDDGRFAVYGSPRGGASLKEIETALEEEIAKIVADGPTPEELVRAKTRLVADTIYAQDNQATLARIYGASLATGGTVAEVQGWPDKIRAVTADQVRDAARAVLQPRRGVTGELLTAKPAAVPATAEKAAPGARP